In a single window of the Gadus macrocephalus chromosome 6, ASM3116895v1 genome:
- the LOC132459094 gene encoding splicing regulator ARVCF-like: MESAVICSSSSSRSVPSPTRPQAPAGCAASDTTINPASCALSCCTSRGGASVPVSADGEPELQHPGGGRRRPAEPQRRQWTWSNYIRATVRKEKGLPILVELLRSDSDKVVRAVAIALRNLSIDRRNKDLIGSYAMRDLVSNLPSGQQRPAKNLEEDTVVAILNTIHEIVTDSSENARSLIQAQAVEKLVAINRTSQSSRETKAASHVLQTVWGYKDLRNALTKDGWNKSHFQPTVAATPKSAKNGKPGYDDTTLPLMEKNQDGYTTIDHREKECKYKAVDPEDPTEHEPLKNDTNRKHYIRGNRPAISLVDACDVKPQPVDSWV; the protein is encoded by the exons ATGGAGAGCGCCGTGATTTGTTCCAGCTCTTCCTCTCGCTCCGTCCCGTCCCCCACCCGCCCCCAGGCCCCCGCAGGCTGCGCCGCATCGGATACCACAATTAATCCCGCGTCATGC GCTTTGAGCTGCTGTACCAGCCGAGGTGGTGCGTCTGTACCTGTCTCTGCTGACGGAGAGCCAGAACTACAACACCCTGGAGGCGGCCGGCGGCGCCCTGCAGAACCTCAGCGCCGACAGTGGACC TGGTCCAACTACATCCGGGCAACGGTTCGGAAGGAGAAGGGTCTGCCCATCCTGGTGGAACTGCTGCGGTCCGACTCGGACAAGGTGGTCCGTGCGGTGGCCATCGCCCTGAGGAACCTATCCATCGACCGCCGTAACAAGGACCTAATCG GCAGCTACGCAATGCGCGACCTGGTGAGCAACCTGCCCAGCGGCCAGCAGCGGCCCGCCAAGAACCTGGAGGAGGACACGGTGGTGGCCATCCTCAACACCATCCACGAGATTGTGACGGACAGCTCGGAGAACGCCCGCTCGCTCATCCAGGCACAGGCCGTCGAGAAGCTGGTGGCCATCAACAGAACCAG ccaaTCGTCACGTGAAACCAAGGCGGCTTCCCATGTCCTGCAGACGGTGTGGGGCTACAAGGACCTCAGGAACGCCCTGACCAAGGACGGCTGGAACAAGAGCCACTTCCAG CCTACAGTTGCAGCAACCCCTAAATCAGCCAAAAACGGCAAGCCTGGCTATGATGACACCACCCTGCCCCTGATGGAGAAGAATCAAG ATGGATACACCACCATCGACCATAGGGAGAAGGAGTGCAAGTACAAGGCTGTGGACCCTGAGGACCCAACAGAGCATGAGCCcttaaag AATGACACTAATAGGAAGCACTACATTAGGGGTAACAGGCCCGCCATCAGTCTGGTGGACGCTTGTGACGTTAAGCCCCAGCCTGTTGACTCCTGGGTCTAA